A single Pirellulaceae bacterium DNA region contains:
- a CDS encoding DUF1570 domain-containing protein — MISRTSWSIVFLWLVVAGAAPAQGLLKPWPHEHAIDIFQVHSDFPIPVEAELGEVLQYLRSDISSVLRLPEQTSVVHVVLFRDVKEYGRYMQHYFPSVVQRRAIFLQDRGPGMLFTYWHPELATDLRHEAAHAILNQAGIELPLWLDEGLAEYFEVPRHQRYTGSVYLREVAQRASRGLVPSLLQLEKLTSIAELEQTHYRDSWAWIHFLLHRNQQTRGLLASYIIKARSRSPQPLLSRQLSTISGDLSMEFQQHFGSLVGAETDTAPVQTVGVTGGGVAPEVTKVPSSR, encoded by the coding sequence CACAGGGGTTACTCAAGCCCTGGCCGCATGAGCATGCGATTGACATCTTCCAGGTACACAGCGACTTCCCAATTCCTGTCGAGGCGGAGTTAGGCGAGGTGCTCCAGTATCTGCGCAGTGACATCAGTAGTGTGTTGAGGTTGCCTGAGCAAACTAGCGTGGTGCATGTTGTCCTGTTTCGCGACGTCAAGGAGTATGGCCGCTACATGCAGCACTACTTTCCGTCAGTCGTTCAGCGTAGAGCCATATTCCTCCAAGATCGTGGGCCTGGAATGCTGTTTACGTACTGGCATCCGGAATTGGCGACCGACTTGCGCCACGAAGCTGCGCACGCGATTCTGAACCAAGCCGGAATAGAATTGCCATTGTGGCTGGACGAAGGCTTAGCTGAGTACTTTGAAGTCCCGCGCCATCAACGATACACTGGCAGTGTTTATCTTCGAGAAGTAGCGCAGCGAGCCAGTCGTGGCCTAGTGCCTTCATTGTTACAACTGGAGAAACTGACCAGCATCGCGGAACTCGAGCAGACTCATTATCGCGATAGTTGGGCGTGGATCCATTTTTTGTTGCACCGCAATCAACAGACACGCGGGCTGCTAGCTTCGTATATCATCAAAGCGCGCAGCCGCAGTCCGCAGCCGCTACTATCCCGACAGTTGTCCACAATTTCAGGCGACTTGAGCATGGAATTTCAGCAACACTTCGGCAGTTTAGTCGGTGCCGAAACCGACACTGCGCCGGTACAAACGGTCGGTGTTACAGGCGGTGGAGTGGCTCCTGAGGTAACTAAGGTGCCGTCAAGTCGTTGA
- a CDS encoding Sua5/YciO/YrdC/YwlC family protein, with the protein MHSILDWRNSDDKRDMVHIVVQALVEGRKVVLPLDSGYHVLTSALTPQASGIFAELDQLQCIQPPTALLVRSAEELRDFTPDLSAVAARIAERAWPGPLVIQSPVGDVRSLFGRLSASVQSLVNGNGFAAFRAAEHDAVRQALRLMPGPLVVAPITRDGQLVQHANEAAEVARAAIVIEDRQAQLPEVPSVIRVVGNQCSLVRPGALSEEHLGRASQFVILLLCTGNTCRSPMAEAIMREKLARRFGRSSANLCPYFVTSAGVSAFPGGAASPEAQTVMAKRGLDLTDHQSRNVTEHALHLADLILTMTRSHRDAVLQFLPEVESKVHLVSGGAGDVSDPFGGSESVYAACADQIDGYVQRWVDSLDSSLLPQWKVAR; encoded by the coding sequence ATGCACAGCATATTGGACTGGCGAAACAGCGATGACAAGCGCGATATGGTGCATATCGTTGTTCAGGCTCTGGTGGAGGGGCGCAAGGTTGTGCTGCCGTTAGATAGCGGCTATCACGTCCTGACCAGTGCATTGACACCGCAGGCCAGTGGGATTTTTGCAGAGTTGGACCAACTGCAGTGCATCCAGCCCCCCACGGCCCTATTGGTGCGTTCGGCAGAAGAGCTGCGCGATTTCACCCCGGACTTATCGGCCGTCGCAGCCAGGATTGCTGAGCGTGCGTGGCCGGGCCCACTGGTCATTCAGTCGCCGGTGGGCGATGTACGTAGCCTGTTCGGCCGCTTGTCTGCCAGTGTTCAGTCATTGGTCAACGGCAATGGCTTTGCAGCATTTCGCGCCGCCGAACACGATGCGGTGCGGCAAGCGCTGCGACTAATGCCAGGCCCCTTGGTTGTGGCACCAATCACGCGCGACGGCCAGTTGGTCCAGCACGCCAATGAAGCAGCCGAAGTGGCCCGCGCTGCAATTGTGATTGAAGATCGGCAAGCGCAACTGCCCGAAGTACCGAGCGTGATTCGCGTAGTAGGCAACCAGTGCTCGCTAGTTCGCCCCGGGGCATTGTCCGAAGAACACTTAGGGCGTGCATCACAGTTCGTCATCTTGCTATTGTGCACCGGCAACACCTGCCGCAGCCCAATGGCCGAAGCGATCATGCGGGAAAAACTGGCGCGCCGATTCGGACGCAGTTCAGCCAATTTGTGCCCCTATTTTGTCACGAGCGCTGGCGTCAGCGCATTTCCAGGAGGCGCCGCGTCGCCCGAAGCGCAAACAGTCATGGCCAAACGTGGACTAGACCTAACCGATCATCAAAGCCGAAACGTAACTGAGCATGCACTGCATTTGGCCGATCTGATTCTGACGATGACTCGGTCGCATCGTGACGCCGTCTTGCAGTTCTTGCCTGAAGTCGAATCCAAGGTTCATCTAGTCAGCGGAGGTGCGGGGGATGTCAGCGATCCTTTTGGTGGCTCTGAATCCGTCTATGCAGCCTGCGCCGATCAAATTGACGGCTATGTGCAGCGCTGGGTAGACAGTCTAGATTCCTCGCTGCTTCCTCAATGGAAAGTTGCCAGATAG